A stretch of the Saprospiraceae bacterium genome encodes the following:
- a CDS encoding (4Fe-4S)-binding protein, with amino-acid sequence MEKKLEYSNNEITIIWKPDLCIHSGICVRMLPAVYHPKERPWIIASNANADALVNQIKCCPSGALSYRLKTVQEDNESI; translated from the coding sequence ATGGAGAAAAAACTTGAATACAGCAACAATGAAATTACTATAATTTGGAAACCGGATTTATGCATTCATTCCGGAATTTGTGTACGCATGTTACCCGCCGTATACCATCCAAAAGAAAGGCCTTGGATTATTGCATCCAATGCAAATGCCGATGCGCTTGTCAATCAAATTAAATGTTGTCCAAGTGGTGCATTGAGTTATCGTTTGAAAACTGTGCAAGAAGACAATGAATCTATCTAA
- a CDS encoding DinB family protein, which produces MQRPNPNEHRDYFLRYIQLVPEGDIIQLSRANTEKTYNQFKTYQGDHENFRYAPEKWTVKEMLLHIIDTERVMGYRALVAARRDSKSPLPSVDENLYAANADVSSRSLENILEEFKAVRESNLKLFETISEDCSKFIADGPVSARAIAYILLGHTMHHLGILKERYKLTE; this is translated from the coding sequence ATGCAAAGACCAAATCCAAACGAACACAGAGACTATTTTTTAAGATACATTCAATTGGTTCCGGAAGGAGACATCATTCAATTAAGCAGAGCAAATACGGAGAAGACTTACAATCAATTTAAAACATATCAGGGGGATCATGAGAATTTCCGGTATGCTCCTGAAAAATGGACCGTAAAGGAAATGTTATTGCATATTATTGATACCGAGCGGGTGATGGGATACCGCGCTCTTGTAGCGGCACGGAGAGATTCAAAGTCCCCATTACCCAGCGTTGATGAAAATTTATATGCGGCGAATGCGGACGTAAGTTCAAGAAGCCTTGAAAATATTTTGGAAGAATTTAAAGCCGTTCGCGAAAGCAATTTGAAGTTATTTGAAACGATTTCGGAAGATTGCAGCAAGTTTATTGCGGATGGTCCGGTATCTGCCAGGGCAATTGCTTATATTTTATTAGGACACACCATGCATCATTTAGGAATTTTGAAGGAGCGATATAAATTAACAGAATAG